The genomic segment CCTCGAGATAGTGCAAAAATTACAAAAATTATTGATAAAGTAGTAAGGGTGGCAGCTTTGAGAATATCAATCAAGTCTTGGATAGAAGCATATTCCCAGATTCCTTTATGGAGTTCAAAGTAGTTAAATATAACAAACTTTATAAGGATTGCAATTGGTAGAGTTTTTAAAAATATAGGAAAATCAGCTGGAAAAGTAAAACTTGAAAACCTTAAGACAAAGGCTATATAATATGCAAACCCACCTATCCCAACATCAAATAAAGATATACCTATTTGGCTCTTTCTCATTTATAAAATTTATCCTGTAATTCTAAAAAGTCAAGTTTTTATTCCCTGCGAGTTATGAAAATACAAAATATTTAAAATAAGAAAGTAGCTTCTTTTAGATATAGATTATCTAACCAAGCTTTTTACTGGAAATAAAATTTGTAAAGAAAGTAATAAGCTGGTGTATCTGTTATTGCAGCCATCCACAGGTGCTTACCATATAAATGAGTTGCTATCGTAATAACACCATCTTCTGGGTGAGTACTCTACCCCCATACTCTAATTTACAGAAATAGATGCCTTCTCTCATGAGTTTAGCATCTAAGACAGTAGAGTGGTAGCCAACTTCTTTGACTTCATCAACCAGTGTCTTTACTAATCTACCTGAAATGTCATAAACCCTTAACGATACTTTACTCTTTACCGGTAACTGATAACTGATGACTGTAGTTTGGGTGAATGGATTTGGTGTGATTTTGAGTAAGAGTGTAGTTTTATCCAAAATAGCCTCCTCAACTCCAATGAATGGATAGTATTTACCGTAAGCCCGTAAAACTTCGTAAGGTGAAGAGGCATATCTTGAATAAGTAAACAATGCTTTGTTAGAAGGACCATTTGCAATGGCTGGTGTTACCTCTGTAACCGGTTTATCTGATACAACTATTGTTTCAATAATTTCACCACTTGTATCAATGATTGCCCCATATATGTCACAATTAGTACCACTACGCCAATCTTCCCATAAAACAATGTAATTAGTACCATCAAAAGTTACGCTCTGAAACCCTTGTGCTGAACTATTAGTACAAATTGGTATACCCGATGGGTCAAGTACTACCCCTTCACGAGTCACCCTTCCGCCATAAATATCCCAATTCCCATTCCTTGTATCCATCCAGGTAACAAAATAATGAGTGCCACCAAAACAAATTCTTGGTAGCACACATGAGCGTCCCAATCCGCTGGGGAACAAGCAGATGCCATCAGGGTCAAGTAATGTGCCACCCGGTGTTAAGCGTGCACCGTAAATCTCAAAATTAATACCAGTCCTACAGTCTTGCCATACAATAAAATAATTATCACCATCAAATGCAACTGATGGAAACCATTGTTCTAGTGGTGCAGTTGAAATAGGAATACCAAATATGTCCATAACTGCACCCGATTTCTTTACCCTTGCCCCATAAATGTCTTCTTTCCCATTTCTACTATCATCCCATACTACAAGCCAATTTACACCACCATATGCAACTGATGGATAGCCCTGATTACCTGCCCATGCCCCTATAGTAATACCATTTGGGTCAAGCACTTCTCCTGATGGTGTAACCCTTGCACCCCAAATATCCCAACTTGATGGAAAAGCATGCCATGCAACTAAGTAACTTGAATCTGCAAATGCTATTGTAGGCCAGTATTCAATCCAATTCCTTGTTGATATGGGAATAAGGTCACCAATTGAGCCATCTTGTTGAGTAATTCTTTTACCATATATATCCCACGAATTACGATGCTCACTCCATGCAGATAAATAATTTACACCATCATAGGCAACTACTGGCATCTCTTGAATATTTGATTGAGTTGATACAATAAACCCATTAGTGTCAAGAACAACACCAGCCTGATTTACTCTTGCCCCAAATATATCCCTTGAGTCATATCGCGCTTCAGTCCAGACTGTAAAAGAATTTAACCCATTTGATGCAACTTCAGTCACATATGCAGGCGTGACATTTTCTATCTTAATTGGTGTAGCATCAAGTAATATACCATCTTTACTTACCCTTGCCCCATAACAACCCTTATATTGACCACTCTGGACTGGCCAAGTCACAAAATAATCTATACCATCAAAAGTAACAGATGCAAAAGGTGTATAATATGTAGTCGGTGAGATTCTAATTGGCAAGGAGTCAAGCACTTGTGCTTTTTTATTAACTCTCACTCCATAATCTTCACCAAGGCTTTCCCATACAACAAAATAATAAGGGTCACCAAATGTAACGCGTGGCATAAATGTATGTTGACCAGGCATATCACATATTGCAAACCCTTGTGGGTCGAGGACTTCAGCTTGTGGTGTTACCCTTGTCCCATAAGTTGACCAGTAAC from the bacterium genome contains:
- a CDS encoding T9SS type A sorting domain-containing protein — encoded protein: MNIVLALMFGAYFWGSNVYYGAETDRVELTKGPDWMKRFESYTKISGSNREWNTVSYSDFMIDTTLCFWSSPAHQGTPKVASDGEDYFVIWSDERVLQDVYGTRVSAEGEVLDPNGIKVGGTGAVGNYLVGMFPVVGYGDGIYLCVYEDLDIGGTWVWDLFGVRIRASDGLVLDTLRFNITDSPNRAGGMAHVAFDGTNFLVVWHDCVPGGGDDEIRGARVTPEGVVLDWPNGFLIYKSTVGRSFYSDVAFDGENYLVVWTEEKSSYWSTYGTRVTPQAEVLDPQGFAICDMPGQHTFMPRVTFGDPYYFVVWESLGEDYGVRVNKKAQVLDSLPIRISPTTYYTPFASVTFDGIDYFVTWPVQSGQYKGCYGARVSKDGILLDATPIKIENVTPAYVTEVASNGLNSFTVWTEARYDSRDIFGARVNQAGVVLDTNGFIVSTQSNIQEMPVVAYDGVNYLSAWSEHRNSWDIYGKRITQQDGSIGDLIPISTRNWIEYWPTIAFADSSYLVAWHAFPSSWDIWGARVTPSGEVLDPNGITIGAWAGNQGYPSVAYGGVNWLVVWDDSRNGKEDIYGARVKKSGAVMDIFGIPISTAPLEQWFPSVAFDGDNYFIVWQDCRTGINFEIYGARLTPGGTLLDPDGICLFPSGLGRSCVLPRICFGGTHYFVTWMDTRNGNWDIYGGRVTREGVVLDPSGIPICTNSSAQGFQSVTFDGTNYIVLWEDWRSGTNCDIYGAIIDTSGEIIETIVVSDKPVTEVTPAIANGPSNKALFTYSRYASSPYEVLRAYGKYYPFIGVEEAILDKTTLLLKITPNPFTQTTVISYQLPVKSKVSLRVYDISGRLVKTLVDEVKEVGYHSTVLDAKLMREGIYFCKLEYGGRVLTQKMVLLR